Proteins co-encoded in one Pseudophryne corroboree isolate aPseCor3 chromosome 1, aPseCor3.hap2, whole genome shotgun sequence genomic window:
- the FICD gene encoding protein adenylyltransferase FICD isoform X2 has translation MAVTESQWPPPCARYCLRAALVVLSGSLLVALLPLSGLDEQYTAAIKVLLQCNLWGSDERVHKYTGHSTGLAVASTAIELLVFKQKPSPDIKYEAKAALNQALEMKRQGKKDKAHKLLLHSLKMDPDHVDALNELGILLEEEKDIIQADYLYSKALMISPHNQKALVNRDRTLPLVEEIDQRYFSIIDSKVKKVMSIPKGNSALRRVMEESYYHHIYHTVAIEGNTLSLSEIRHIIETRYAVPGKSLEEQNEVIGMHAAMKYVNTTLVSRIGSVTIDDILEIHRRVLGYVDPIEAGRFRTNQVFVGHHIPPHPGDVYKHMQEFVQWLNSEDAMNLHPVEFAALAHYKLVYIHPFVDGNGRTCRLLMNLILMQAGYPPITIRKEQRSEYYLVLELANEGDVRPFIRFIAKCTETTLDMLLIATAEHPVGLPEPNSDISECKQTIQVKT, from the exons ATGGCAGTGACAGAGTCTCAATGGCCACCCCCGTGTGCTCGTTACTGCCTGCGGGCTGCACTGGTGGTGTTGTCTGGGTCACTACTGGTGGCCCTCTTACCCCTGAGTGGCTTGGACGAGCAGTATACAGCTGCTATAAAGGTTCTGCTGCAGTGTAATCTCTGGGGAAGTGACGAGCGGGTACACAAATACACTGGGCATTCTACAGGTCTTGCTGTTGCTTCAACTGCGATCGAACTTTTGGTGTTTAAACAGAAACCATCTCCAG atATAAAGTATGAAGCTAAAGCTGCTTTGAACCAAGCCTTAGAAATGAAGCGACAAGGCAAGAAAGACAAGGCCCATAAACTGCTACTCCATTCCCTGAAGATGGATCCAGATCACGTGGATGCCCTTAATGAGCTTGGCATTCTACTAGAGGAAGAAAAGGACATCATACAGGCGGACTATCTGTATTCCAAAGCATTAATGATCTCTCCACACAATCAGAAAGCTCTGGTAAACAGAGATCGGACTTTACCATTAGTTGAAGAAATAGATCAGAGATATTTTAGTATCATTGACAGTAAAGTAAAAAAAGTGATGTCCATTCCAAAAGGTAACTCTGCTCTCCGCAGGGTCATGGAAGAGTCTTATTATCACCACATTTACCACACAGTGGCTATTGAAGGAAACACCCTTTCGCTGTCTGAAATTCGCCATATAATTGAGACGCGCTATGCCGTGCCGGGGAAGAGCCTTGAGGAACAGAATGAAGTCATTGGAATGCATGCTGCAATGAAATACGTCAACACCACCTTAGTGTCCCGCATAGGATCTGTGACAATCGATGACATATTAGAGATacacaggagagtgctgggctATGTGGACCCTATTGAAGCTGGACGGTTTCGTACGAACCAAGTGTTTGTGGGTCATCATATTCCACCACATCCTGGAGATGTGTACAAACACATGCAAGAGTTTGTGCAGTGGCTTAATTCGGAGGATGCAATGAACTTACATCCTGTAGAATTTGCAGCCTTAGCCCATTATAAACTGGTCTATATCCACCCTTTTGTAGATGGTAATGGAAGGACTTGTCGTTTACTGATGAATCTTATCTTGATGCAGGCAGGATACCCACCAATCACTATCCGGAAGGAGCAGAGATCAGAATATTATCTTGTGCTAGAACTTGCAAATGAAGGTGATGTGAGGCCTTTCATTAGATTTATTGCCAAATGTACAGAGACCACCTTAGATATGTTGCTGATAGCTACGGCAGAGCATCCAGTAGGTCTCCCAGAGCCCAACTCTGACATCTCTGAGTGCAAGCAAACTATTCAAGTGAAGACCTGA
- the FICD gene encoding protein adenylyltransferase FICD isoform X1, which translates to MCCGGLVQGNLQDDPASGAWSWVIDTSMAVTESQWPPPCARYCLRAALVVLSGSLLVALLPLSGLDEQYTAAIKVLLQCNLWGSDERVHKYTGHSTGLAVASTAIELLVFKQKPSPDIKYEAKAALNQALEMKRQGKKDKAHKLLLHSLKMDPDHVDALNELGILLEEEKDIIQADYLYSKALMISPHNQKALVNRDRTLPLVEEIDQRYFSIIDSKVKKVMSIPKGNSALRRVMEESYYHHIYHTVAIEGNTLSLSEIRHIIETRYAVPGKSLEEQNEVIGMHAAMKYVNTTLVSRIGSVTIDDILEIHRRVLGYVDPIEAGRFRTNQVFVGHHIPPHPGDVYKHMQEFVQWLNSEDAMNLHPVEFAALAHYKLVYIHPFVDGNGRTCRLLMNLILMQAGYPPITIRKEQRSEYYLVLELANEGDVRPFIRFIAKCTETTLDMLLIATAEHPVGLPEPNSDISECKQTIQVKT; encoded by the exons ATGTGCTGTGGAGGTCTG GTTCAAGGAAACCTTCAGGATGACCCAGCTTCAGGTGCTTGGAGTTGGGTGATTGACACATCAATGGCAGTGACAGAGTCTCAATGGCCACCCCCGTGTGCTCGTTACTGCCTGCGGGCTGCACTGGTGGTGTTGTCTGGGTCACTACTGGTGGCCCTCTTACCCCTGAGTGGCTTGGACGAGCAGTATACAGCTGCTATAAAGGTTCTGCTGCAGTGTAATCTCTGGGGAAGTGACGAGCGGGTACACAAATACACTGGGCATTCTACAGGTCTTGCTGTTGCTTCAACTGCGATCGAACTTTTGGTGTTTAAACAGAAACCATCTCCAG atATAAAGTATGAAGCTAAAGCTGCTTTGAACCAAGCCTTAGAAATGAAGCGACAAGGCAAGAAAGACAAGGCCCATAAACTGCTACTCCATTCCCTGAAGATGGATCCAGATCACGTGGATGCCCTTAATGAGCTTGGCATTCTACTAGAGGAAGAAAAGGACATCATACAGGCGGACTATCTGTATTCCAAAGCATTAATGATCTCTCCACACAATCAGAAAGCTCTGGTAAACAGAGATCGGACTTTACCATTAGTTGAAGAAATAGATCAGAGATATTTTAGTATCATTGACAGTAAAGTAAAAAAAGTGATGTCCATTCCAAAAGGTAACTCTGCTCTCCGCAGGGTCATGGAAGAGTCTTATTATCACCACATTTACCACACAGTGGCTATTGAAGGAAACACCCTTTCGCTGTCTGAAATTCGCCATATAATTGAGACGCGCTATGCCGTGCCGGGGAAGAGCCTTGAGGAACAGAATGAAGTCATTGGAATGCATGCTGCAATGAAATACGTCAACACCACCTTAGTGTCCCGCATAGGATCTGTGACAATCGATGACATATTAGAGATacacaggagagtgctgggctATGTGGACCCTATTGAAGCTGGACGGTTTCGTACGAACCAAGTGTTTGTGGGTCATCATATTCCACCACATCCTGGAGATGTGTACAAACACATGCAAGAGTTTGTGCAGTGGCTTAATTCGGAGGATGCAATGAACTTACATCCTGTAGAATTTGCAGCCTTAGCCCATTATAAACTGGTCTATATCCACCCTTTTGTAGATGGTAATGGAAGGACTTGTCGTTTACTGATGAATCTTATCTTGATGCAGGCAGGATACCCACCAATCACTATCCGGAAGGAGCAGAGATCAGAATATTATCTTGTGCTAGAACTTGCAAATGAAGGTGATGTGAGGCCTTTCATTAGATTTATTGCCAAATGTACAGAGACCACCTTAGATATGTTGCTGATAGCTACGGCAGAGCATCCAGTAGGTCTCCCAGAGCCCAACTCTGACATCTCTGAGTGCAAGCAAACTATTCAAGTGAAGACCTGA